The genomic region AAGGCAAACCCGTCGAAAGGCGGGGACGCAAAGCCACGGGTCTAAAGCCAGGAGGGGTTCTGGCCATGATAGCCGGGTTGCCGAAGAGAAGGGACTTTTGGAGCCTGCTCGTTTGGCAACGCCGACGTGCAGGCTTCGTCTTTCTGAAGAGTCTCTTCGGCAGGCCGCGAAAGGGGCCTGCGGGTCAGCCGGGTTGCACGAGCCCAGCGGTTTTGCCCTGACCTGATCTGACCCAGTTTTCGAGAGCGGTTGACCACAAAGACCTCTTCACGCGGTCGTCGGGCATACTTGCACGAAAGGAGGTGTGAGTCATGTTGGCGCTGCTGAAGAGGCTCTTCTATGAGGAAGACGGACAAGGCATGGTCGAGTACGGGCTTATCATCGCCCTCGTTGCGGTAGTGCTGATCGGTGCGCTTGTGGCACTGAGAGGTGGCCTTGAGGGCATATTCTCGCGTGCGCAGAGTGCTCTTGAGGATCCAGAGTCGGCTCAATAATCTTTCGGGACGTTGATATCTAGGACGCAGCGTGTGGGCTGTCGGTTGCGCTGCGC from Bacillota bacterium harbors:
- a CDS encoding Flp family type IVb pilin, which produces MLALLKRLFYEEDGQGMVEYGLIIALVAVVLIGALVALRGGLEGIFSRAQSALEDPESAQ